CCAAACCTTCCCTCCTTCTAGCTCTCTTTCCTGAAATCACAACAGAATCTCGAGAGATCCTAGTACAGAGGAGGAGGCCTTATCAGTCAGGGTTGCAAACAGCAGACCCCAACTCTAGCTAAAGGGGGGTTTATTTCTCAGCAGGAAGACCAAAGGCTTGAAGCAAAAAGGAGGGCCTTGGAGGGTCCAGGCAGCAGAGACTTTCCAAACATCTTATCCCAGCACTGTCGCTGCTACTGACATGAatgcctcccaccccccaacaaCTCTGCCATCTCTCCACCCAAGAGTCTAAGTCCCAGGAGAGAGTGGGTTCCACAGGCCAAGCTTGGGCCACATGCCTACCCCTTGCACTGAGATGCGGTGGTTTGGCTTGTATCCCATCAAGGCCACACTGGATGGGGATAAGGCAACTCCCCAGGAGGAAAGATGGCTCCTTCTGCTTACTGGAAGTCAAAGGATGGATACAGGAGGCCAAAGCGCAATGGTATCCACTCCAGACTCACAAGTGAGTTCTCATGGGGCAATGAAAAGGAACACTTGACTCTTAGAAGGGACAATGGGCATCTCCTTGGGCCAGAGTAACTGGAAGTCTCCGTCAGCACCTGCTGGGGCCCTCTCCCTCCGTCTGTTGTCACCCTGACTCATACCCTAGTGTTAGTAGCAGATTAATACCTGCTCCCCCACTTGCAATATTCAGGGTTCAGACTCCATGTATTTTGAGGACAAGCTCTAATTAGCCAGGAACATTGGGATAGAGTCTGCTTGTGGCTGACAGCAAGATAAACATACCTAAATGGCCAAGGTGATTTGCagttggttttcatttttctcctgtaATAAGAGAAGTGATGGCATGGGTGGGGGCTTGTTATCTCTGGCAGGCCTGACGGATGATAGGTGTCTCATCCACCAGTGATTGTGGCTCACAGACAGCATCCGGTTTAtcacccatccccaccccaagccGCCCAAAGCGCTTCCGTCCTCATCAGAATCAGCAGCCTGAGAGGATCCAAAGATAAGCTTCACGATATTTCAAAAGTCAGAGTCTCACTCTTTATTATGGGCCTTGAGACATCAAATAATACTCCCTTTAATGTGGTGAGGAGAAGAGGTAAACAAAACATCaaagaaaattttgtaaaaggaagaagaagtcTCCATATTCGTCAGCATCCTAACTCTAGCTATTTTCATCTGGGTAGATTCCCTCCCAGTGGGATAAAGTGGAAAATCTTTGGAATAACgcaaacctgagttcaaatccatgtTCCTCTATTTCCTGGCTGTGTAACTttgaacaagtcacttcacctctccgAGCCTTGGTTTCTTTAAAGAGGCAGAATAATTTTGACCTCATAGGACTGCGtgcattaaatgagaaaaaatgtgtGCAGGGCACCCAGGAGTTGGTTCCTACACACAATCTCTTTCTGCTGTCCCTCTCCATATTCATCTCCTCCTCAGCACCCACTGTGCGCTAAGCTCTCTGGGAGATGAACACACTCTGTCCTCAAGGAAATTCCTTTTGTTACATTAATACCAGACTAGCTAGCAAAGAACAGAGAATGAAAGAGTAAACAGGTCAGTGCTGAAGGAGGCAACGAGGGTGGCTTATTCACAGGAAAAACGTTGGATCTAGAGCCTTGTGCCTTCACTGGATGGACTCACCAGGGACCAGCTGGACCCTAGGATGATCACTAGACCCTGTCCCAGACTAAGCCACAGATAGGTGTGCGACACATGTGCACACTGACCGGTACACCTGggcacaaacacacatgcatacgTGCACACCATGCAGACAAGGactgcacatatatacatatacacactcaagGTGCACGTGTGATGCAGAGACATGTGCATAAACACATATGCGTATGTGCTCCATGTCACCTAAATGCATCAGATAACACTCTCCAGAACCGCCCACGTGCATCCAGCTCCATGCCAGCTCTGTCATTGGCGGCATCTCAGCAACCACCGGGCCCTCCCTGAGCACAAGCTCCATTCAGCAAGCTCCAGCTGGGCAGAAAATTGCTCTTTGGAAACAATCTGGACCACACAGATCTGCAGTTGGCCTCTCGGCATGAATGTAAGACCTCATGGCGGCACAGGGCCTGGGTTGGTGGGGCTCAAGCCTCCAGCTTGTCAGTCTAGACTGTGAGTGCAGACTCCTGGACTGGCCCTGAGCCCAGACAGGGACAGACTCTGCCTGGCATCTCACAGTGAGTGGGAAACCTCAACAGTCCCTGGACATTATCCATCTCTGGACCATGCTGCTCTGGCGAGGGGAGGTTGGGGATAAGATGTCTCTGctcaggaagggaagaaaagcaggTCCTCGAACAGCGTGGGCTCACTGTTTCCAGTTCTGCTTGTCCTGACTACCCCTATCCTCCTGCCCATCCACCTCCGGGAAGCTTTCCCTGATTGCTCTTGCCTTTGGGTCACCTCCAAAACTGCTCCCCACCATgtttgttcctccttctgctaaaTGTCTTGACCCTCTCGTGCATGTCCAGAGATGATGGAGGGAGGCTGCCTTTGTGCCACCTCAGCTCGAAAGACAGGGCCAGGCAGCTTGTGTTCACTCTCTCTGGGCTGAACGCATTCATTCATGCAGTCAGTCACTCAATAACTCTTTACCAAATgccagctctgtgccagaaactgaAAACAGCAGGGAACAAGAAGCTATCCTCATGAAGCAAGGTTCTGGTATAGGAGGCAGACAATAGACAAGGGGCAAGGAAATAAATACCCAGTGGCACTTAAAGATAAAGGCTGGCAAGGAAGAGAAAGTGAGGCGGGCACCTGTTTCAGCCAGGGTGGCCAGAGAAAGCCTTCTGGCAGGTCCTTTCATCCAAAGTAACTCCAAGTCTTGTCCAACACACCATCCCTGACCCTATGGGCTGGATCTATGGCCCCACGCCGGGGCTTTTGAGCACTTGGTACCCTGCAGCGCAATCTATGTGGACacatcctcctcccctcccagacTGCTAATATCTTCAGAACCGTGTTCCTTTCTGGATCCTCTCAGTGACCCTAACACTCAACACATGACTTGCTTaggaaatgtttattaaatgagcaaataaatggatgaatggatgaattgaTGAATAGGCATTTGCAGTAGGCGCTAAAGATTAAGTAAGTGGCCCACAGGTGGCAAGGGGTAACATGGAGGTGTGAAAATGCACAGCGTATCTGTAAAATGCGTTCCATTGCTTGATGTGGTGGGCGGTGTCTGGATGTGGACTAAAGGGAGAGCTGGCAGGGGAGGAGCTTAGATTGTGCCCAAATTATGAAGGGTCTTGAATGCCAGGCTAAGAATTTAACCCTACAAACAGAGAGAACCATGCAAAGTTTACCCTTCCCTGAATTGTCTACGTGGAggtggcactcaataaatgtgtatGGAATTGAAGGGTTCTGGACAGAATGGACTGAGGTAGCTCTTCTTTGCCGGCAGCTGGGCAGTGACCAAGGGTGGCTTAAGTGGAATAAAAATAGCAGCTGCCAGGAATCCTCCTGGCACTGAAATACAACTCTTTTCCCATCATGGTGTCTGAAATCCCTCCATTAGAGAGTCATTTATTAGGGGCTTAATGTTTTGGGGGAGTCGGGATCCCCAAAGTTTCCAGAAAAGATGatactcttattttattttttttattcaataaagtgtttattgaacatctactatagATCAGGTTCTCTTCTCAGTGCTagggatagagcagtgaacaaaatagacaaatatttttaaaaagtcatttatggATTTTATGATGCATTCCTTAGAAGGTTCTGCTGTATGGTTCTCATTGTAGAATGCTGGCCTggtctttctcaacattgcttttgTTGAGTTCAGAGTAGACGATACTCTTTTAATGGCAATTTGCTGCCAACAAAACCAGAACAAGgtcctgggggtggggtaggacGTGGGGTGGAAGGCTGAACCCACTCTGCCAGCCAGAGTTTGGTCATTTCCAGCTCCTTTAGAGAAAACCCTGACCCAGGCAGCGTGAAGGAAAGACACTGGGTAGAACACTGGTCTTGAGGTTGTTGCTAATTCACTGAGGGACTCAGGCATGCCTTTCCCCTCTCTGAGTTTTGGTTTTGTCATCTATGCAATGGGGACATAAAAGACCTGTGCTGTCttattatgtgtttttttgttttttggggtttttttggcctcgctgcatggcttgtgggatattagttccccgaccagggaatgaacccaggccctcaacaatgaaagcgccaagtcctaaccactggaccgccagggaattccctacctgcgttttaagaaataatacaaagaggTCATAGGTACCCTTTCCCCAGCTTCCTCTAATggttaaaattgtaaaattataGTACTATATTCCAGCCACTGATACAATCCACTGAACTTTTTCAGATTTCCCATTTTACTTGTactcatgtgtgtgcatgtgtacagacagttctatgcaattttatcctGTGTAGGTTTTTGTATCCACCACATGGTGGCTTTTTAATTACAGAAAACGGTACCTTTTATATATTCAGTTCTTTCCTTTGTATTCTGCTTTTGCTGTCAAAATAATAAAGGTCCTCTCTTCCCCAAGATCATAAAAATTATCTCAAGGATTCGAGGAAGAAGAGTCCATTTAgtgtctgtcttttctccgtATAAACTCACTCCAGAAACCTCCCTAATCAGATTCCATTGGAGGTTTTTGACCCAGTTGATTgatgactttttgatgatgaatcCACTGCAAACTTTTCAGTTCTTAATTCAATCATGGATTTATTTccttattcaacaagtatttccaGTATATGCACAGGTGTCCAGCACAGTTCCAACCCAGGCACACAGTGGGTGTGGGGCGGGGAGAGGGTCATACACAATAAGAGAAAGGGGGGAAGAGGTCATTTTAAAACAGGGACCCAGCCGGACAACAAGTTAGGGTCCTCCTTTCTTTCCCGTGGAGCTAAGAGTCCAGTCATTATATTGCATATACTTTTCTAACTTGCTTTTTAATTCATCTGACGACAAAAATGtgcttgaggggcttccctggtggcgcagtggttgggaatctgcctgccaatgcaggggacacgggttcgagccctggtctgggaagatcccacatgccgcggagcaactgggcccgtgagccacaactactgagcctgcgcgtctggagcctgtgctccgcaacaagagaggccgcgatagtgagaggcccgcgcaccgcgatgaagagtggcccccacttgccacaactagagaaagccctcacacagaaacgaagacccaacacagccaaaaataaattaaaaaaaaaaaaaaaaaaaaagtgcttgatTTCAAGACcctgccttccctgagttcctcTGTCCTCCTCTCTCAAAGGCCCTCTGCTCCCTGTTCAGAGATGTCCCACAGATATTGCAGGATCTTTATCAACCCTAAGCTGAAGAAGGTCTGAAGCAGCCTCACCCAGcctaccttttcatttttttcattttttaataaacttttaattttgagtgAGGCTGCTTCAAACCTTCCCAGGGACTCAATAGCCCTCCTTCAGGAagacgtatgtgtgtgtgttggggtgggtGGCGGTGGTAGTTGTAGGCACTGGGAGTTAGAAATAGCATACAAACTCACCATTAAATTATTCCATTATTCATTTTCACAAGCATAACCATATTAATTTGATAAGCAACTACAGTTTTGAAATCCAGCACATTTTTATCAtcagatgaaaaaataaagcaagctaGAAAAATACATGCAATATAGCGACTGGACTCTTAGTTccatgagagagagaggaggtccCTGACTTGTTGTCCTGGTGGGTccctgttttaaaatgtaatttttatcattattcagGTATGGTGAGGCCAATAGATCAGGAGACGACTGTCACTGAATTACTCACAGTTCCTAAGAGGGGGGCACACCACACCATGCAGGGCCACAAGGGAAAGCACCAGGGTCCATCAGGGGGCAGAGGGACCAGGGAGTGGGGGAAAAGTGGGCAAGCGCCTTTATTGTGGTGTCTCGGGATGGAACAGGTGAAGTGGGGTAAACaggtttaggattggctagtttgaataattctaGTGAGCTCTGGGGCATCAGGGCTGTCCCTACTTGTCTGGCACCTGACCCTGGGGGATTAGGGCTCTGGATTGGTTAGTTTGTATGTGAAAGGTGTTCTCATGGGAGTTCTTTACTATCTCTAGGAATTGGCTACCCAGGGAGGGGCAGGCCCCCAGAGTCAGCAAGACCGCAGAGGTCAAAACATCAGAAACACATCATTAATACAGTGCCCAAGGTCTTGAACAGGTCCTAGTACCTACTAAGGGCTCAGTGGATATTTgctgaaagaaggaagagagggaaggaggaagggagggagaaagttggcttgctgAGGACACCTCAGATGCCAGTACTATCCTCTCTGGTCCCTTGGGCTATGTGGGAACTCCTTCCCCACGCCCCAGACACCCAGGAACTCTCCTCCTAACAAGCATCTCAGATACCTGATTATAGAAATGCATCGAATGGGCTCACCCGGGGGCAATGTTCCAGCCACTTCACCCTCCGAGAGGCAGATTTTCTATCCATCCACGCATCACTCCTTTCCAGTCTCAGACTCACACgagattttgttgttttgttttttggtgctgTTTGTTGGTTTGTGGATAGGTAATCCTGCACTTAGAAAAAAtccaaacaccactaagggctgcCAGTGAAAGCAAGCCCCCAACTACCCTCCCCTTCTCCGGCTCCCCAGCTTGCTGGCACTGTACTCTTGCATCCCTCCGGAGGGAGTCTCTGCATAAGAGCATCACGGTCCATCTCCTGTAcaaattgttctcttttttcacttaacaatatatcctgggggcttccctggtggcgcagtggttaagaatcgcctgccaatgcagggcacaggttcgagccctggtctgggaggatcccacatgccatggagcaactaagcccgtgtgccacaactactgagcccacacgctgcaactacggaagcccgtgtgcctagagcccatgctccgcaacaagggaagacacccaatgagaagcctgcgcaccgcaacgaagagtagcccccgctcgccgcaactagagaaaagcccgcacacagcaacaaagacccaacgcagccaaaaataaaaataaattaaaaaatatatatatatatcctggaGCTTATTCCACATCCACACGTGACACTGCCTCGTTCTTTTAAAAGCAGCATAGTACCCCATAGTTGTGGATGGGCCCTAGTTGATTTAAGCAAACCTCTCCTGATTGACAGACAACCAGGCTGTTTGCAGTTCTGGCTTCCATAAATCATGCTGCACTGAATACCCTGTGTATACAACCCATGCACAGGTGTGGGTACCTGTAGGATGAATTCTGGGAAACGGAATTGTCTTGTGGAAGGTACGTATGTGTTAAATTTTCAGGTTGCCAACCAAAGAGATGGTATCGATTTACACCTCCACTACTGTATATGAAAGATAACAGGTCTATGTGTCTGTCTGATTTAATGCTTAGCTAGGATGGCAATTCTTCAAATCCTGGGGTCTGGCTGTGAGATCAAGCCTGGGGACATGAAGTGTGCCTGGGAGTTGGGAAGGTGATCAGGCCATCTCactagacctcagtttcctcatctaaaaacaAGGAGCGGACTATAGCTGGTGATCTGAAAGTTCCCTTCCACCTCTAGCTTTCAAAGTCTTTCTGCCTCTCCAGGTCTCTGTGTCCCGATCTGTAAAGTGGGACTAATAGTCCCTATCTCATTTATCTTGAGATGTAAGGATGATGTAAGGGTGATGTAAGGATGCAGTGAGATGGTGGAGGTACCTGGAAAGTTGGGTGCTCTGCCAAGGAAAGGAGTAACAATGAAACACTTTGGGTTCCCTTGTCAAACCACCGGCGTGGCCTGAGACATACAACAGGTACTCAAAGTTTTAGGCTGAAGAAATATCGTATGGGGAGAGAGAATAATGTTGAGACTGTCCAGAGGTAGGAGATGCCTTCACTGATGTTGTTCGCTCTGCCTAAAATGTGGTTCCCTCTAAGTATGCCTGGCACACTTCTGTCTCTCCAGGAGGGAACAAGGAGCCTGGCACACTGTGGGTGCCCGTTAAATGTTTCAGTACGGAGGCTGTGCCTAGTACTAGATGTGGCAACGCTCCCCTCCAACGCATCATCTGACTTTGGGGACTGATTGGTGGACAAGCTCCTCGGCATCTATGCTTTTCTCTTCCCTGTATCCCCTCCCCTCTTTTGCCTGGGTGAGGTAGATCCAAAAAAACTTCTCATCCGGGAGTCAGAAACTCCAATGTCCCTCCTCCGTGACTAGAGCCACACATTGGAAGTAGAAAGTGGTGGAGAGCATAGGGACCAGGATCGGCCAGGCTCAGTTCCAGCTGGCTGTTGTCAGGAGGAAATGCAAGACCACATTTTTCCAAGagattttcaagagaagccaTAAATCCATATTTTTCCTGAGTTCTCCTGGTTTTAAAATGTTggttaatcagatttttttttcaaaaacactaTGGGAATCAAACAAAACCAGCTATGAACTAGTGGTAGCCCATAGGCCATCAGTTTTGGAACTCTGAAAactgtctccctcccccactgtaCGGATGAGAAAATTTGGCCAGAGAGGGGGAGGCATTTTCCAGAGGTGACATAGTCAAGATCAAAGCCCAGGTCCACTTGtccactttcttcctttctcagtcTCTCCCTTACTCTCCCTCCCTTCGCCAGCCACCTCCCGTCCTGACTGTCTCTGTGTCTTTCGGTCTCTCTGGTGTATGACTGCTCTGTATCTCTCTCTGTATGCATCTctcagtctctgtctctctctatctcCGATTTTCTCCTGTGTGCACCTTTGTAATTGTGTGATTCTCTCAGCAACTCTCTCTTTGTCCCCTACGCGAGTGTTCTCGAAGACCTTCGAAGCTGGGTGCAGAAACCACCCGGCACCAGCCCCCTATTCTGCCGCTTATGCCTCCtcgctccccctcccaccctccgccGCCCCCGCCGTCCCCGCCCCATATTTCCGGCGGAGCTGGCTGGCAGGCGGGCAGGCGGGCAGGCGGGGTACCCACGGGGCCGGCTGCCGTCAGCGTCCCTTCCCGGCGGCCGCGACCCCTCCCCGCTGACCTCACCCGCGCCGCCGCCTCGCGCAGATATAAGCAGCAACCCCGCCGAGAAGCTGGCAGCCGGCGTTCCGGGTCCTGCGAGCGTTCCCCGACTCCTGACCCGCCCACTCCAGACCCCAAAACTCCGGATCGGAGCCCAGGATCCCGGACCAGTCCACGGAGCTCGCGCCGGGCAGGTAACCACCTCCGTCTCTTCTCCCCCGCAGGCCGCGTCTGGAGCCCTGGAAAGGGGGCCCTCCGCCCGCCTTCGGGTGCGCCCCACGGAAAGCGGCGGCTTTCGAGCCCGGAGCGCGCCCAGGAGGGGCGCTGCGCTCGTACCCCCGGCTCTTCCACAGCTCAGGCCGGGGCCCGACGGAGGCACGGCGCGGGCGCAGTGGTGGCGGTCCCTCCCGGGTGGGCACGCACGTCCCGGCCTCTGCAGCGCTCGCGCAGCGCGTCGTGGGAAGGTTCGCATCCTACCCCTGCAGGGGGGCCAGCTGGGCAGGACATCGGCGGGAGATCTTGGGAGTTAGAATTCGAATCCGGACGAATCCGCACGTTAGAAACAGAATTTTCGCGGTGGAATCGAATCTTAGCCTTAGAATCTCACTCTCAGCGCTAAAATAGGATTTTAGCGGTGGAATTAACGTTGAAATTAGGATTTTAGCGTTAGAATTAGATTCGTAGCCTAGCCATAGAATCTTAGCATTAGAAATAGAGTCCGCGTTGCAGTCAGAACGTTGTAGAAGGAGTGTTGGAATGAGAGCGTTGCGCTGGGAAACTTGGGGAGAATTTTAGCCTGCAACGCTGCAATTAGCATCCTGGCCGTCGGGCCCGCGCTGCAGTCTTGGTGGTTACATTCCTGGAGAGTCAGCCCCAGCGCTGGCTTCCCCAGCTCCGCGCAGCCTTGAGAAGTGGCGGTGGCGATGGGGCTCCCACGGCTTCCAGGCTCGCGCAGGCAGAACTGGGCGCGGGCAGGCTCTCCAAGCATCCCTACGGGTGAGGACGCCCAGGACCCGAGGCAGACCCTCCGGCTGTCCCCGCCCCGCCCTAAGGTGGCAGGTGGTCCTGCTCCGGAAGAGTGTTTGAACGGTTGGTTCCCCCTGGCCTCGGGGTTCCGCTAGGACGGGAAAACGGGCGATAGAATGGGCTGGGAGGGGAGCGCGGCGCACCTATGCTCTCTCCCTGTCCTCCCTACCCCAGGCGCCACGATGTCCGGCCCTTGGTTTCTGCTTGCCATGGTtttgaccctgaccctgaccggTGTCTGCGCACAGCCGGAGGTGGCCCAGCAGGAGGCGGCTATAGCCGCCGAGCAACTGGGCCTGGACGACCTGCTGCGGCACGCggagcccctcctcctcctccgggaAGACCTCCAGCGACTCCGAGAGGACCAGGAAGATAGCGAATCAGGTGAGGGGCAGGATTGTGTGGGGCTGCGTGTTGAGAGGAGGACGCCCAAGAGGTTTAGGGGAAACTCGGCCGCAAAGGGGAGGGAGCGACTTGGTCATTCAGCCTCTTGCCTTTCAGAAGCTCAGAAACTCCCACTGGCCACACCCTCGGCAGGTGGTGAGTTGACCCTTTCCTGGGACCAGACTCCTTTTCCATCGCAGTTTTGGGAATATTTCAGAGGGCAGACGTTCAGTGGAAAAGATTCTGTGCCAGGGAGAGAGAGTCTTTTTGTATGTGACAGTGTTAATTACTACCTACTATGCCTGGcgctgttctaagcacttcaaaCACCTTATCACACGATAGGATCTTCCTAAGCATCAGATAGGTACTGTTATTACCCTCGCACACCCCATTTTACacagaagaaaactgaggctcaaagaagttaagtgaGTTGCTTACGGTCACACAGCTAgggagtggcagagctgagactggaACCAGAGGCCATGCCCTTGACCATCTGTGTGAGTGTCTATGTGTCTGTGAGACCTGAGAGGCAGGTGCAAGGCCATGAATCTGGGCGAATGCTGTGGGGATCTGCCTTGACTGGGAGGAAGGCTGAAGTGGGCACCTAGGGGTCAGGGGGTCCCTCACTGGCCTCTTTCCTTCCCCAGAGTCCCAGATCTTTCAACCCCATTGGCTCTCCAAGCGTCAGCATCCAGGCAAAAGGGAGGAGGAGTTAGAAGAGGGAgttgaagaggaagaggaagaaggaggggcCGTGGGACCCCACAAACGGCGGCACACTGGCCGGCAGGAGGATGTGGCTGCATGGTCAGAGGATGTAAGCCAGCAGAAGCGGCAGCACCCTGGCCGGCGCTCCTCCTGGCTTGGGTACACTTCCACCAAGAGGCAGCACCCAGGCAGACGGCTGGTGGATCCCCAGGCCCAAAGCagctgggaagaggaggaggaggagggagagctgaTGCCTGAGAAACGCCAACATCCGGGAAAGAGGGCCCTGGGAAGCCCATGTGGGCCCTGGGGATCCTGTGGTCAAGCCAGCCTTCTGCTGGGCCTCCTGGATGACCTGAGCAGGGGCCAGGGGGCTGAAGAGAAGCGGCAGCACCCTGGGCGGCGATCGGCCTAGGCCAGGGAACCCCTGGAGGAGTGAGCCCCGTTTCCTGTAAAATCAATTTGGGGTCTAAGAATGTCTTGAGCCCTGTATGCCCTACCCCTTTGTGACCccctttttccctcctccttaGATGCCTGACCATACACCTGAGCCCCTGGTATACATACACATCAAACCCCTGGCCTCGCCCGCCTACTTCAGGGATGTGAGAAAGCCAGCCCATGAGTTAAAACCCCATATTACCCCACTTTGCGCCACTGGCAAGGGAGCAGATCCCAGAGTCCCTCTCCCCCGACGCCCCTGCAGGCCTGCTCCCCTCCCTAGCCCTGGCTAAGATGACCCTGCTGTGTCTTCTAAGGGATCCCCAGAGTGGGACAGGGTGCGTCTGGTGTGAACAGGCAGTGAGGGTGGGTGGGATTGAAGCCATGATGTCCAAATCCAGCTTGCATCCCTTGCCCATGGGTCAGGGTTTGCCATGTGTAAACTTCACCCCCAGTACCCGggtctcctcctcttcttggGCATCCTTTTGTGGGTGGGAAGAGCCCTGACCCACAGCTGTGTTCTGCTTGGGGGAAGCATTGTAGGTGCTGCTGTGCTGTGTGGTGGCTGTGGGAATAAACATGTGCAGGAATTTGTAAACATCACCTTGGAAGTC
Above is a genomic segment from Eubalaena glacialis isolate mEubGla1 chromosome 7, mEubGla1.1.hap2.+ XY, whole genome shotgun sequence containing:
- the TRH gene encoding thyrotropin releasing hormone; translation: MSGPWFLLAMVLTLTLTGVCAQPEVAQQEAAIAAEQLGLDDLLRHAEPLLLLREDLQRLREDQEDSESESQIFQPHWLSKRQHPGKREEELEEGVEEEEEEGGAVGPHKRRHTGRQEDVAAWSEDVSQQKRQHPGRRSSWLGYTSTKRQHPGRRLVDPQAQSSWEEEEEEGELMPEKRQHPGKRALGSPCGPWGSCGQASLLLGLLDDLSRGQGAEEKRQHPGRRSA